CCTCGAGTCCGCCGCCGACCTGGTGCGGTCCGCGCCCGGCGTCGAGCTCGATTACTTCGAGGTGGTGGACCCGCGCACGCTCGAGCCCCTGGCGGAGAATTGCGAATTCACCCCGTTCAGGGGTGACGCTCTGGCCATCATTGCGGCTAAGCTTGGTTCTGTGCGTCTGATCGATAACACACCGCTTTCTGCCTAGGCGAGACCCAGCCTTCCTCCCGGAGTCCTCTGTCAGGGACTCCCTGGAAATGCTCGGAGTGCGCCATGCGGTGTGCCGGCTTTAGTGGCCCGGCTTCGCCGTGCCCTGATCGCCGTTTCCGCTATCCCTCCCGCTCGGAAGAGCTCTGGTGCCAGGCCTGTCCTGTCCCCTCTCCCGTCCGGGAAACCACCGTTGCCGGTCCCGCAGCCCGTCGTTCTCCGACGCCGGCGGTCCGGCGGCATCTCGCTCCCCTTTGATTCACTCGCAAGGACGTGACATGACCTCCGACATCAAGAACCCTTCCGGCGGGCCGCTCGACGCGCCCGCCGCGTACGACTCGCCGCTCGAGGCCACCCTGACCGCACCCGAGCCGGGTGCGCCGGAGAAGCTCTCCCGCGAAGTCGTCGTGATCATCAGCGTCCTCCTGGTCTCCACGTTCACGGTCTTCCTGAACGAGACCATTATGAACGTGGCCCTGCCGCGCCTCATGACCGCGCTGGACGTCTCCGAGAGCACGGTCCAGTGGCTCTCCACCGGCTTCATGCTGACCATGGCCGTGGTCATCCCGACCACGGGCTTCATCCTGGAACGGCTCCGCACGCGGCAGGCGTACTTCCTGGCGATGGGGCTGTTCACCCTGGGCACCGTGATCGCCGCGGTCGCCCCGGGCTTCGGGGTGCTGCTGCTCGGCCGCGTGGTGCAGGCCACCGGCACGGCCATCATGATGCCGCTGCTCATGACCACCATCCTGACCCTGGTCCCGATGAACAAGCGCGGCATGGTGATGGGCAACATCACCATCGCGATGTCGGTGGCGCCGGCACTCGGCCCGACCGTGTCCGGGCTGATCCTGGAGCACTTCGAGTGGCGCTTCATGTTCATCTTCGTGCTGCCGGTGGCCATCGTGGCACTGCTGGTCGGCGCGAAGTACCTGGTGAACGTCGGTGAGCCGGGCCAGCAGCGTCTGGACATGCTCTCCGTCCTCCTGACCATCCCGGCGTTCGGCGGCGTGGTCTACGGCCTGAGTCAGATCGGCGGCGGCCACGGTGGTCAGGCGGGTCCCGGTTCCGGCGCCGTCGTGGCGCTGGCCGTGGGCGTGGTCTCCCTGGCTCTGTTCGTCTGGCGTCAGCTGGTCCTCCAGCGGACCGGCGCTCCGCTCCTGGACCTGCGGGCGTTCAACCACCGGATGTTCACGGTCTCCGTGCTGCTCCTGGTGGTGGCCATGGTCGCCCTGTTCGGCACCGTGATCCTGCTCCCGCTGTTCCTGCAGAAGGTGCTGGGCGCGGAACCCCTGGTGACCGGTCTGGTGATGCTGCCCGGCGGCCTGGCGATGGGACTTTCCGGTCCCTTCATCGGCCGCCTGTACGACAAGATCGGCCCGCGCCCGCTGACGGTGACCGGCTCGGCCCTCATGGTGCTGTGCCTGTGGCAGTTCGCCATGATGAACGCGTCGACGCCGATCTGGTACGTCACGGTCATCCAGACGGTGCTCAACTTCTCGCTGGCGCTGCTGTTCACCCCGGCGTTCACCAACGGCCTGAACCCGCTGCCGCCGCAGCTGTACTCGCACGGCTCCGCCATTCTGGGCACGCTCCAGCAGGTGGCCGGCG
Above is a window of Arthrobacter sp. Y-9 DNA encoding:
- a CDS encoding MDR family MFS transporter, translated to MTSDIKNPSGGPLDAPAAYDSPLEATLTAPEPGAPEKLSREVVVIISVLLVSTFTVFLNETIMNVALPRLMTALDVSESTVQWLSTGFMLTMAVVIPTTGFILERLRTRQAYFLAMGLFTLGTVIAAVAPGFGVLLLGRVVQATGTAIMMPLLMTTILTLVPMNKRGMVMGNITIAMSVAPALGPTVSGLILEHFEWRFMFIFVLPVAIVALLVGAKYLVNVGEPGQQRLDMLSVLLTIPAFGGVVYGLSQIGGGHGGQAGPGSGAVVALAVGVVSLALFVWRQLVLQRTGAPLLDLRAFNHRMFTVSVLLLVVAMVALFGTVILLPLFLQKVLGAEPLVTGLVMLPGGLAMGLSGPFIGRLYDKIGPRPLTVTGSALMVLCLWQFAMMNASTPIWYVTVIQTVLNFSLALLFTPAFTNGLNPLPPQLYSHGSAILGTLQQVAGAAGTALLVALFAAGTALHGDLLDGTRIAFLTAAGVAVFAVVLSAMMRRTEGAGHH